Proteins from one Salarias fasciatus chromosome 14, fSalaFa1.1, whole genome shotgun sequence genomic window:
- the LOC115400338 gene encoding glutamate receptor ionotropic, kainate 1 isoform X1: protein MTMVKRNGLLFSLLYFMAEFWLASQQVLRIGGIFETLENDPISVEELAFKFAVTNINRNRTLMPNTTLTYDIQRINLFDSFEASRRACDQLALGVGAVFGPSHSSSVSAVQSICNALEVPHIQTRWKHPSVDNKDSFYINLYPEYASISRAVLDIVQYYKWKTVTVVYEDATGLIRLQELIKAPSRYSIKIKIRQLPTGSKDARPLLKEMKKGKEFYVIFDCSYQTSADVLKQILSMGMMTEYYHFFFTTLDLFALDLEPYRYSGVNMTGFRLLNIDSPQVASVVERWAMERLQAPSKAETGMMEGMMTTEAALMYDAVYMVAAASQRTSQITVSSLQCHRHKPWRFGSRFMNMLKDAQWNGLTGQIIINKTDGLRKEFDLDVISLKEDGLEKTIAGNNRLNKVWKKIGVWNSQTGLNLSEINKDSSTNVTDSMANRTLIVTTILENPYVMYKKSDKPLYGNDRFEGYCLDLLKELSNILGFSYEVKLVSDGKYGAQNDKGEWNGMVRELIDHVADLAVAPLTITYVREKVIDFSKPFMTLGISILYHKPNGTNPGVFSFLNPLSPDIWMYVLLACLGVSCVLFVIARFTPYEWYNPHPCNPDSDVVENNFTLINSVWFGVGALMQQGSELMPKALSTRIVGGIWWFFTLIIISSYTANLAAFLTVERMDSPIDSADDLAKQTKIEYGAVRDGSTMTFFKKSKISTYEKMWAFMSSRKNTALVKNNREGIQRVLTTDYALLMESTSIEYISQRNCNLTQIGGLIDSKGYGVGTPIGSPYRDKVTIAILQLQEEGKLHMMKEKWWRGNGCPEEDSKEASALGVENIGGIFIVLAAGLVLSVFVAIGEFIYKSRKNLDIEEVSVGQCEWHNKY, encoded by the exons ATGACCATGGTGAAAAGGAACGGACTGTTATTTTCACTGCTGTACTTCATGGCAGAGTTTTGGCTCGCTTCACAGCAAGTCCTGAGAATTG GGGGCATCTTTGAGACGCTGGAGAATGACCCCATTAGCGTTGAAGAACTGGCCTTTAAATTTGCTGTAACCAACATAAACAGGAACCGGACCTTAATGCCAAACACCACATTGACCTACGACATCCAGAGAATAAACctgtttgacagttttgaagCCTCAAGAAGAG CCTGCGACCAGCTGGCTCTGGGCGTGGGCGCCGTGTTCGGCCCCTCTCACAGCTCCTCCGTCAGTGCGGTCCAGTCTATTTGTAACGCTCTGGAAGTCCCTCACATCCAGACACGCTGGAAACACCCGTCGGTGGACAACAAAGACAGCTTCTACATCAACCTCTACCCCGAATATGCCTCTATAAGCAGAGCCGTGCTGGACATCGTGCAGTACTACAAGTGGAAGACGGTCACTGTGGTCTACGAGGACGCCACTG GGCTGATTCGTCTGCAGGAGCTGATCAAAGCTCCGTCCAGATACAGCATCAAGATCAAGATCCGCCAGCTGCCTACAGGAAGTAAAGACGCCCGCCCGTTGCTGAAAGAGATGAAGAAGGGGAAGGAATTTTATGTCATCTTCGACTGCTCCTACCAGACGTCAGCTGATGTTCTCAAACAG ATCTTGTCCATGGGAATGATGACGGAATATTATCACTTCTTTTTCACCACACTg GACCTTTTCGCCCTTGACCTGGAGCCGTACCGCTACAGCGGGGTCAACATGACGGGGTTCAGGCTGCTCAACATCGACAGTCCTCAGGTGGCCTCAGTGGTGGAGCGGTGGGCCATGGAGCGGCTGCAGGCTCCTTCGAAAGCCGAGACTGGGATGATGGAGGGGATGATGACG ACCGAGGCGGCTCTGATGTACGACGCCGTCTACATGGTGGCCGCCGCCTCGCAGCGCACCTCCCAGATCACTGTCAGCTCCCTTCAGTGCCACCGACACAAACCCTGGCGCTTCGGATCACGCTTCATGAACATGCTCAAAGAC GCACAATGGAACGGCCTGACGGGACAAATAATTATAAACAAGACGGACGGCCTGAGGAAAGAATTCGATTTAGACGTCATCAGCCTGAAGGAGGACGGCTTGGAGAAG ACAATCGCGGGCAACAACCGCCTGAATAAAGTGTGGAAAAAG ATCGGCGTGTGGAACTCCCAAACGGGCCTCAATTTATCAGAAATCAACAAAGATTCGTCTACAAACGTCACAGACTCAATGGCCAATAGGACCCTCATAGTCACGACTATTCTG gaaAATCCATACGTCATGTACAAGAAGTCCGACAAGCCGCTGTATGGAAACGACCGCTTCGAGGGTTACTGCCTCGACTTGCTCAAAGAGCTCTCCAACATCCTGGGCTTCTCCTACGAGGTCAAACTGGTGTCCGACGGCAAATACGGCGCTCAGAATGACAAGGGGGAGTGGAACGGAATGGTGCGAGAGCTCATCGACCAC GTCGCTGACCTTGCTGTCGCCCCGCTGACGATCACGTATGTGAGGGAGAAGGTGATCGACTTCTCCAAGCCCTTCATGACGCTGGGAATCAGCATCCTCTACCACAAACCCAACGGCACCAACCCGGGGGTGTTCTCCTTCCTCAACCCGCTGTCCCCTGACATCTGGATGTATGTGCTGCTGGCCTGCCTCGGCGTCAGCTGCGTCCTGTTCGTCATCGCCAG GTTCACCCCTTATGAGTGGTACAACCCTCACCCATGCAATCCAGACTCAGACGTGGTGGAAAACAACTTCACTCTGATAAACAGCGTTTGGTTTGGAGTGGGAGCTCTCATGCAGCAAG GATCTGAACTGATGCCTAAAGCCCTGTCCACGAGGATTGTGGGTGGGATCTGGTGGTTTTTCACACTGATCATAATCTCCTCTTACACTGCCAACCTGGCTGCCTTCCTCACCGTGGAGAGGATGGACTCACCCATCGACTCTGCAGACGACCTGGCCAAACAGACCAAAATCGAGTACGGCGCTGTGAGAGATGGCTCCACCATGACCTTTTTTAAG AAATCTAAGATCTCGACTTATGAGAAAATGTGGGCCTTCATGAGCAGCCGGAAAAACACGGCGCTGGTGAAGAACAACCGCGAGGGGATTCAGAGGGTCCTCACCACAGATTACGCCCTCCTGATGGAGTCCACCAGCATCGAGTACATCAGCCAGCGCAACTGCAACCTCACACAGATCGGAGGCCTGATAGACTCAAAGGGCTACGGCGTGGGAACACCGATAG GCTCCCCCTACAGAGACAAGGTCACCATCGccatcctgcagctgcaggaggaagggaAGCTGCACATGATGAAGGAGAAGTGGTGGCGAGGGAACGGCTGCCCGGAGGAGGACAGCAAGGAGGCCAGCGCTTTGGGCGTGGAGAACATCGGGGGAATCTTCATCGTGCTGGCCGCCGGACTCGTGCTCTCAGTTTTTGTAGCAATCGGGGAGTTTATTTACAAATCCAGGAAAAACTTGGACATAGAGGAGGTGAGCGTGGGCCAGTGCGAGTGGCACAACAAGTATTAA
- the LOC115400338 gene encoding glutamate receptor ionotropic, kainate 1 isoform X2: protein MTMVKRNGLLFSLLYFMAEFWLASQQVLRIGGIFETLENDPISVEELAFKFAVTNINRNRTLMPNTTLTYDIQRINLFDSFEASRRACDQLALGVGAVFGPSHSSSVSAVQSICNALEVPHIQTRWKHPSVDNKDSFYINLYPEYASISRAVLDIVQYYKWKTVTVVYEDATGLIRLQELIKAPSRYSIKIKIRQLPTGSKDARPLLKEMKKGKEFYVIFDCSYQTSADVLKQILSMGMMTEYYHFFFTTLDLFALDLEPYRYSGVNMTGFRLLNIDSPQVASVVERWAMERLQAPSKAETGMMEGMMTTEAALMYDAVYMVAAASQRTSQITVSSLQCHRHKPWRFGSRFMNMLKDAQWNGLTGQIIINKTDGLRKEFDLDVISLKEDGLEKIGVWNSQTGLNLSEINKDSSTNVTDSMANRTLIVTTILENPYVMYKKSDKPLYGNDRFEGYCLDLLKELSNILGFSYEVKLVSDGKYGAQNDKGEWNGMVRELIDHVADLAVAPLTITYVREKVIDFSKPFMTLGISILYHKPNGTNPGVFSFLNPLSPDIWMYVLLACLGVSCVLFVIARFTPYEWYNPHPCNPDSDVVENNFTLINSVWFGVGALMQQGSELMPKALSTRIVGGIWWFFTLIIISSYTANLAAFLTVERMDSPIDSADDLAKQTKIEYGAVRDGSTMTFFKKSKISTYEKMWAFMSSRKNTALVKNNREGIQRVLTTDYALLMESTSIEYISQRNCNLTQIGGLIDSKGYGVGTPIGSPYRDKVTIAILQLQEEGKLHMMKEKWWRGNGCPEEDSKEASALGVENIGGIFIVLAAGLVLSVFVAIGEFIYKSRKNLDIEEVSVGQCEWHNKY, encoded by the exons ATGACCATGGTGAAAAGGAACGGACTGTTATTTTCACTGCTGTACTTCATGGCAGAGTTTTGGCTCGCTTCACAGCAAGTCCTGAGAATTG GGGGCATCTTTGAGACGCTGGAGAATGACCCCATTAGCGTTGAAGAACTGGCCTTTAAATTTGCTGTAACCAACATAAACAGGAACCGGACCTTAATGCCAAACACCACATTGACCTACGACATCCAGAGAATAAACctgtttgacagttttgaagCCTCAAGAAGAG CCTGCGACCAGCTGGCTCTGGGCGTGGGCGCCGTGTTCGGCCCCTCTCACAGCTCCTCCGTCAGTGCGGTCCAGTCTATTTGTAACGCTCTGGAAGTCCCTCACATCCAGACACGCTGGAAACACCCGTCGGTGGACAACAAAGACAGCTTCTACATCAACCTCTACCCCGAATATGCCTCTATAAGCAGAGCCGTGCTGGACATCGTGCAGTACTACAAGTGGAAGACGGTCACTGTGGTCTACGAGGACGCCACTG GGCTGATTCGTCTGCAGGAGCTGATCAAAGCTCCGTCCAGATACAGCATCAAGATCAAGATCCGCCAGCTGCCTACAGGAAGTAAAGACGCCCGCCCGTTGCTGAAAGAGATGAAGAAGGGGAAGGAATTTTATGTCATCTTCGACTGCTCCTACCAGACGTCAGCTGATGTTCTCAAACAG ATCTTGTCCATGGGAATGATGACGGAATATTATCACTTCTTTTTCACCACACTg GACCTTTTCGCCCTTGACCTGGAGCCGTACCGCTACAGCGGGGTCAACATGACGGGGTTCAGGCTGCTCAACATCGACAGTCCTCAGGTGGCCTCAGTGGTGGAGCGGTGGGCCATGGAGCGGCTGCAGGCTCCTTCGAAAGCCGAGACTGGGATGATGGAGGGGATGATGACG ACCGAGGCGGCTCTGATGTACGACGCCGTCTACATGGTGGCCGCCGCCTCGCAGCGCACCTCCCAGATCACTGTCAGCTCCCTTCAGTGCCACCGACACAAACCCTGGCGCTTCGGATCACGCTTCATGAACATGCTCAAAGAC GCACAATGGAACGGCCTGACGGGACAAATAATTATAAACAAGACGGACGGCCTGAGGAAAGAATTCGATTTAGACGTCATCAGCCTGAAGGAGGACGGCTTGGAGAAG ATCGGCGTGTGGAACTCCCAAACGGGCCTCAATTTATCAGAAATCAACAAAGATTCGTCTACAAACGTCACAGACTCAATGGCCAATAGGACCCTCATAGTCACGACTATTCTG gaaAATCCATACGTCATGTACAAGAAGTCCGACAAGCCGCTGTATGGAAACGACCGCTTCGAGGGTTACTGCCTCGACTTGCTCAAAGAGCTCTCCAACATCCTGGGCTTCTCCTACGAGGTCAAACTGGTGTCCGACGGCAAATACGGCGCTCAGAATGACAAGGGGGAGTGGAACGGAATGGTGCGAGAGCTCATCGACCAC GTCGCTGACCTTGCTGTCGCCCCGCTGACGATCACGTATGTGAGGGAGAAGGTGATCGACTTCTCCAAGCCCTTCATGACGCTGGGAATCAGCATCCTCTACCACAAACCCAACGGCACCAACCCGGGGGTGTTCTCCTTCCTCAACCCGCTGTCCCCTGACATCTGGATGTATGTGCTGCTGGCCTGCCTCGGCGTCAGCTGCGTCCTGTTCGTCATCGCCAG GTTCACCCCTTATGAGTGGTACAACCCTCACCCATGCAATCCAGACTCAGACGTGGTGGAAAACAACTTCACTCTGATAAACAGCGTTTGGTTTGGAGTGGGAGCTCTCATGCAGCAAG GATCTGAACTGATGCCTAAAGCCCTGTCCACGAGGATTGTGGGTGGGATCTGGTGGTTTTTCACACTGATCATAATCTCCTCTTACACTGCCAACCTGGCTGCCTTCCTCACCGTGGAGAGGATGGACTCACCCATCGACTCTGCAGACGACCTGGCCAAACAGACCAAAATCGAGTACGGCGCTGTGAGAGATGGCTCCACCATGACCTTTTTTAAG AAATCTAAGATCTCGACTTATGAGAAAATGTGGGCCTTCATGAGCAGCCGGAAAAACACGGCGCTGGTGAAGAACAACCGCGAGGGGATTCAGAGGGTCCTCACCACAGATTACGCCCTCCTGATGGAGTCCACCAGCATCGAGTACATCAGCCAGCGCAACTGCAACCTCACACAGATCGGAGGCCTGATAGACTCAAAGGGCTACGGCGTGGGAACACCGATAG GCTCCCCCTACAGAGACAAGGTCACCATCGccatcctgcagctgcaggaggaagggaAGCTGCACATGATGAAGGAGAAGTGGTGGCGAGGGAACGGCTGCCCGGAGGAGGACAGCAAGGAGGCCAGCGCTTTGGGCGTGGAGAACATCGGGGGAATCTTCATCGTGCTGGCCGCCGGACTCGTGCTCTCAGTTTTTGTAGCAATCGGGGAGTTTATTTACAAATCCAGGAAAAACTTGGACATAGAGGAGGTGAGCGTGGGCCAGTGCGAGTGGCACAACAAGTATTAA